One window of the Flavobacteriales bacterium genome contains the following:
- a CDS encoding glycosyltransferase family 9 protein, with the protein MVRKILIIRFSSIGDIVLTTPVMRCLKHLNPKPEIHFLTKKSFAQVVSANPNIDRCIFIEREVEEVIPQLKNENYDLIIDLHHNIRSLRVKNALKKPSRSFNKINIRKWMMVNLKINRLPDLHIVDRYLKTVEHLGVVNDQKGLDFFIPASKEISMQQLPLALQKGYIALVIGAQHATKRLPYLKLEELCSKINLPIAIIGGPEDVLTGEQLEQIDPGKIVNLCGKFDLFGSASIVKQARAVITHDTGMMHIAAAFQQKIISIWGNTIPEFGMYPYMPGNKENFRIIENKSLGCRPCSKIGFQQCPKTHFKCMNELKTDVIIEQLNELLH; encoded by the coding sequence ATGGTTCGCAAGATTTTAATCATCCGCTTTAGTTCTATAGGCGACATTGTACTTACCACCCCGGTGATGCGATGCTTAAAACACCTGAACCCTAAACCGGAGATTCATTTTCTTACCAAAAAATCGTTTGCCCAGGTGGTAAGTGCAAATCCGAATATCGACCGCTGTATTTTTATTGAGCGCGAAGTGGAAGAAGTGATACCGCAGTTGAAAAATGAAAACTATGATCTGATTATTGATCTGCATCATAACATCCGGAGTCTTCGGGTAAAAAATGCACTTAAAAAACCCTCCAGAAGTTTTAATAAAATCAACATCCGAAAATGGATGATGGTCAATCTAAAAATTAACCGTCTACCCGACCTACACATTGTAGACCGCTATTTAAAAACGGTGGAACATTTAGGTGTTGTAAACGATCAAAAGGGACTTGATTTTTTTATTCCGGCATCGAAAGAGATTTCCATGCAACAACTGCCTCTTGCTTTGCAAAAAGGATATATCGCATTGGTTATTGGTGCTCAACATGCCACCAAGCGTTTACCTTATTTAAAATTAGAAGAACTTTGCTCTAAAATTAATCTGCCCATTGCAATTATCGGTGGTCCGGAAGATGTTTTAACCGGTGAACAACTCGAACAAATTGATCCCGGAAAAATCGTCAACCTCTGTGGCAAGTTCGATTTATTTGGTTCGGCCTCTATTGTTAAACAAGCGCGTGCCGTAATCACTCACGATACAGGAATGATGCATATTGCCGCGGCCTTTCAGCAAAAAATAATATCCATCTGGGGAAATACCATTCCGGAATTTGGCATGTATCCGTATATGCCGGGTAATAAAGAAAATTTCAGAATTATCGAGAACAAATCTTTAGGTTGCAGACCCTGCTCTAAAATTGGTTTTCAGCAATGCCCGAAAACGCATTTTAAATGCATGAATGAATTAAAAACAGATGTAA
- a CDS encoding DUF4923 family protein produces the protein MKKLFALGFAAMMMLTLTLTSCNKYEDGPGFSLRSAKARISRTWKPVEYVSSNGTTVAAGSSDGTYTFDKDGTFTYTSGSLSASGTWEFNGDKTTITTTISGISNTETITRLSTKELWTKDSNGTVTKSEAQ, from the coding sequence ATGAAAAAACTTTTTGCATTGGGATTCGCAGCAATGATGATGCTGACCCTTACTCTTACCTCTTGTAATAAATACGAAGATGGTCCCGGTTTCTCATTACGCAGCGCTAAAGCCCGCATTAGCCGTACCTGGAAGCCTGTTGAATATGTTTCTTCAAACGGAACTACTGTAGCAGCAGGTTCCAGCGACGGAACTTATACGTTTGACAAGGACGGAACTTTTACTTACACTTCAGGAAGTCTTTCCGCTTCCGGAACCTGGGAATTCAATGGTGATAAAACCACTATTACTACCACCATTTCAGGAATTTCGAATACTGAAACCATTACCCGCTTAAGCACTAAAGAATTGTGGACAAAAGACAGCAATGGTACAGTGACTAAATCTGAAGCTCAATAA